DNA sequence from the Streptomyces sp. NBC_01497 genome:
CCGGCGACTCCTCCGTGCTCACCGCCTTCGGAGTGTTCCAGGGCATGCGCGCGAGCGCGCGGGAGAAGTGGGGCGACCCCTCGCTGCGCGGCCGCACGGTCGGCGTGGCCGGCGTCGGCAAGGTCGGCCACCACCTGGTCGGGCACCTGCTGGAGGACGGCGCAGACGTCGTCGTCACGGACGTACGCGACGACTCCGTGGCCCGGATCACCGGCCGCCACCCTGGGGTGCGCGCCGTCGCCGGCACCGAGACCCTGGTGCGCCTCCCGGACCTCGACGTCTACGCGCCCTGCGCGCTGGGCGGAGCGCTCGACGACGCGACCGTGCGGGACCTGACCGCGGGCATCGTGTGCGGCGCCGCCAACAACCAGCTCGCGCACCCCGGCGTGGAGAAGGACCTCGCCGACCGGGGCATCCTGTACGCGCCGGACTACGTGGTGAACGCGGGCGGGGTCATCCAGGTCGCGGACGAGCTGCACGGCTTCGACTTCGAGCGGTGCCGCGCGAAGGCCGCGAAGATCTACGACACCACGCTCGAAATCTTCGCACGTGCAAATGCAGATGGTGTTCCGCCGGCCGCGGCGGCCGACAGGATCGCCGAACTCCGGATGGCGGAGGCCGTCGGGCGGGCATGACGGAGGCCCCGGCGAGACGTGACTCACGCCGGTCGGGCGGGTCGACCCCCGAGAAGGGGTTAAAATCGCCACTGACCAGCGAGTACGGGGCGTCTCGCCGGTTCTGCCCCCGGGCGCGTCATGTGGACGGCGTACCGCATGGCCTCGGAAGCAGGTACGGTTGAAGCCCTACGGACGGGACTCTCCACGGAGAGCTCGTTCTGAAACATGAACGCGTGTCAAGACTCTGGGGCCGAGTAGCCCCGTCACCGAGGGGGTCGAGCCATGGGGCGCGGCCGGGCCAAGGCCAAGCAGACGAAGGTCGCCCGCCAGCTGAAGTACAACAGCGGCGGGACAGACTTGTCGCGTCTGGCCAACGAGCTAGGCGCGTCGACTTCCAGTCAACCTCCGAACGGCGAGCCGTTCGAGGAGGACGAGGAGGAAGACGACCCGTACGCTCAGTACGCGGATCTGTACAACAACGACGATGACGAGGACGACGATTCAGGTCCCTCGTCACAGCGCCGCGGCGCTTGACGTCTTTACACCTCCACCGTTTTCAGCTCTCCACCTGCCCGGCCCGGGATCACGGTCACGGACCGGGTTTGTGTTGAGCCGACAACCGTGAGCCCACCTGGCCGGAGCGTCCTTTCGTCCCGGCCGGGTTTCGCGGTTCCACCCACCGAACCGGGCCGTTTTGCCGCCGGGCCGGACCCGGTGGACCGGCCGGTCCACCCGGCCGTTCCGACGGATCAGGCCCGATCGCACTGTCCGGCCGAGGCCGCACCGCGGCCCGGTCGGCTCGGCGTGGTCGGTCCGCTCCGGCTCACCGTGACGTGCCCATGCGGCATGCCCGGACCGCCCGGCGTGCTGGGCGCCGTTCCGCTCAGGCCGCGTGGTCGCCGACAAGGGTGGCTCCCGTGGTCTCTTCGCCGCGCTCGGTGATCTCTCCCGCCACCCAGGCGTCGACGCCCCGGTCGGCCAGCGTCGCCAGGGCCGCGTCCACCGATCCTGCGGGCACGACAGCGATCATGCCCACGCCCATGTTCAGGGTCTTCTCCAGTTCCAGTCGCTCGACGCCGCCGACCGCGCCGACCACCTCAAAGACCGGGGCCGGCCGCCAGGTGGACCGGTCGATCCTGGCGTGCAGCCCGTCCGGGATCACCCGTGCCAGGTTCGCCGCGAGTCCGCCGCCCGTCACATGGCTGAAGGCGTGCACCTCAGTGGTCCGGGTGAGGGCCAGACAGTCCAGCGAGTAGATCCGGGTCGGTTCGAGCAGTTCCTCGCCGAGCGTCCTGCCGAACTCCGCGACCTCCCGGTCCAGCGACCAGCCCGCACGGTCGAAGACCACGTGCCGTACCAGCGAGTACCCGTTCGAGTGAAGACCCGACGATCCCA
Encoded proteins:
- a CDS encoding Leu/Phe/Val dehydrogenase, whose product is MTDLTDGVLHTLFHSERGGHEQVVLCQDLASGLKAVIALHSTALGPALGGTRFYPYATEDDAVSDALNLSRGMSYKNAMAGLDHGGGKAVIIGDPDQIKTEALLLAYGRAVASLGGRYVTACDVGTYVQDMDVVARACPWTTGRSPEGGGAGDSSVLTAFGVFQGMRASAREKWGDPSLRGRTVGVAGVGKVGHHLVGHLLEDGADVVVTDVRDDSVARITGRHPGVRAVAGTETLVRLPDLDVYAPCALGGALDDATVRDLTAGIVCGAANNQLAHPGVEKDLADRGILYAPDYVVNAGGVIQVADELHGFDFERCRAKAAKIYDTTLEIFARANADGVPPAAAADRIAELRMAEAVGRA
- a CDS encoding DUF3073 domain-containing protein, with amino-acid sequence MGRGRAKAKQTKVARQLKYNSGGTDLSRLANELGASTSSQPPNGEPFEEDEEEDDPYAQYADLYNNDDDEDDDSGPSSQRRGA